The following coding sequences lie in one Arthrobacter sp. PGP41 genomic window:
- a CDS encoding DUF6504 family protein has protein sequence MGMFSQSVDVECGAYGEPLRLLWAGRSYAVCAEPVRWYERRQWWAEESRAPLGSGPGLVDHEIWRVQVRPDPPVLGALEPEETLTLDLTRHIQSGRWRLLRIHDALRPRTA, from the coding sequence ATGGGCATGTTCAGCCAATCCGTGGACGTCGAGTGCGGCGCTTACGGCGAACCCCTGCGCCTGCTGTGGGCAGGACGTTCCTATGCTGTTTGTGCTGAACCGGTGCGCTGGTACGAACGCCGGCAATGGTGGGCGGAAGAAAGCCGCGCTCCGCTTGGCAGTGGACCCGGACTGGTGGACCACGAAATCTGGCGGGTCCAGGTGCGGCCTGACCCCCCTGTCCTTGGAGCCCTTGAGCCGGAAGAAACTTTGACGCTTGACCTCACCAGGCATATCCAAAGCGGCCGCTGGCGGCTGCTGCGCATCCATGACGCACTCCGGCCAAGGACAGCATGA
- a CDS encoding chorismate mutase, which produces MATIQGNDRDALADKEQLAAVRIAVDEVDDQIVTLIARRERLIRIAGTLKGDDAEVRAPGRVERIIEHVRSAAEKKDIDPDIVESTYRAMISGFIELEMRVHKGNS; this is translated from the coding sequence ATGGCGACAATTCAAGGAAATGATCGAGATGCTTTGGCCGACAAGGAACAGCTCGCTGCGGTCCGCATTGCTGTTGACGAGGTTGATGACCAGATTGTCACCCTCATCGCCCGCCGGGAACGGCTGATCCGGATTGCCGGAACCCTCAAGGGCGATGACGCCGAAGTCCGAGCGCCCGGGCGCGTGGAGCGAATCATTGAGCATGTCCGCTCGGCAGCGGAGAAAAAAGACATCGACCCGGACATCGTGGAGTCCACGTACCGGGCAATGATCTCCGGCTTCATCGAACTGGAAATGCGGGTCCACAAAGGGAACAGCTGA
- a CDS encoding VOC family protein produces MQPRVDFISLGVRSVSASRAFYVDGLGWPVHRELAEDVVFIQVNHGLVLSLWDVRQMQADAGVSPPGPVPCITLSHNLPSTEDVDRVMEEAAAAGAVIIAEPITQPWGGYSGYFADPDGFRWEVAYNPTWRVDDDGAVTV; encoded by the coding sequence ATGCAGCCCAGAGTCGACTTCATCTCACTAGGTGTCCGCAGCGTTTCCGCCTCCCGCGCGTTCTATGTGGACGGCCTTGGCTGGCCGGTCCACCGTGAACTTGCGGAGGATGTTGTGTTCATCCAGGTGAACCACGGTTTGGTGCTGTCCCTGTGGGACGTGCGCCAGATGCAGGCTGACGCCGGCGTCAGTCCGCCCGGCCCGGTTCCCTGCATCACGCTTAGCCACAACCTTCCGTCCACTGAGGACGTGGACCGTGTCATGGAAGAAGCGGCCGCTGCGGGGGCCGTCATTATCGCGGAACCCATCACCCAGCCGTGGGGCGGGTACAGCGGATACTTCGCCGATCCGGACGGCTTCCGGTGGGAGGTTGCCTACAATCCCACCTGGAGAGTGGACGACGACGGCGCGGTCACCGTTTAG
- a CDS encoding SOS response-associated peptidase, whose product MCGRYVMARAVGDLLAEFDAELEGEVSIPPSWNVAPTDDVPIVLERLVDDGRAARQVRQLHVARWGLVPSWAKDPGIGSRMINARSESVLEKPAFRKAAQSRRCAVPADGYYEWKQGPGKSKQPYYVHPGGGTGLVFAGLYEWWKDPAWPAGEPGGWMLSTSILTTDTPPPGSESTVFGKLTALHDRVPLPMDKATMRAWLDPAADDAAGLVDLVRAGVKDVAADWRVDSVGKEVGNVRNNGPELIRPVEALF is encoded by the coding sequence ATGTGTGGACGCTACGTGATGGCCCGTGCCGTGGGGGACCTTTTGGCCGAGTTCGACGCCGAGCTTGAGGGCGAGGTGAGCATTCCGCCGTCGTGGAATGTGGCGCCGACGGATGACGTTCCCATTGTCCTGGAACGCCTGGTGGATGACGGGAGGGCTGCCAGGCAGGTGCGCCAGCTCCATGTTGCCCGGTGGGGGCTGGTCCCGTCCTGGGCCAAGGACCCGGGCATCGGCTCAAGGATGATCAACGCGCGCAGTGAGTCCGTGCTTGAGAAGCCGGCGTTCCGCAAGGCCGCGCAGTCGCGCCGCTGTGCAGTCCCGGCAGATGGATACTACGAATGGAAGCAGGGTCCGGGAAAATCCAAGCAGCCGTACTATGTGCACCCGGGCGGGGGGACGGGCCTGGTCTTCGCAGGGCTCTATGAGTGGTGGAAGGATCCCGCGTGGCCGGCAGGGGAGCCCGGCGGCTGGATGCTCTCCACGTCCATCCTGACCACTGACACGCCGCCGCCGGGCAGTGAGTCGACGGTGTTCGGAAAACTCACCGCCTTGCATGACCGCGTGCCGCTGCCCATGGACAAAGCCACGATGCGGGCATGGCTCGACCCGGCCGCGGACGACGCCGCAGGCCTGGTTGACCTGGTGCGGGCGGGGGTCAAGGACGTGGCGGCGGACTGGCGCGTGGACTCAGTCGGGAAAGAAGTCGGCAACGTCCGGAACAACGGGCCGGAACTCATCCGGCCCGTTGAAGCACTCTTCTAG
- a CDS encoding signal peptidase I — MTAAFTQDPPCATTAASSAAAPAVGRWAKALRPTARAASTLMMLGAVAAFLFLAVGPRVLGYQTSTMLTGSMAPLINAGDVVVSVPKPVSSLKTGDIITYGIPVEDHRVETHRIIEIVRKGDGTTTVRTKGDANNGADPWTAALQGGTVHVHAATIPYLGSAIRALREPVLLQSLVYGAPAVLVAMVLLSIWKTEPSANSSSPSQSTADGHLAAGDPAHGAR, encoded by the coding sequence ATGACGGCAGCTTTCACCCAAGACCCCCCTTGTGCCACCACGGCGGCATCCTCCGCCGCTGCACCGGCCGTAGGCCGCTGGGCCAAAGCGCTCCGGCCCACGGCCAGGGCTGCATCGACGCTGATGATGCTCGGCGCCGTGGCAGCGTTCCTGTTCCTGGCCGTCGGGCCCAGGGTCCTGGGGTACCAGACCAGCACCATGCTCACCGGATCCATGGCCCCGCTGATCAACGCCGGTGACGTCGTGGTATCAGTACCGAAACCGGTCAGCAGCCTCAAAACCGGGGACATCATCACCTATGGGATACCGGTCGAGGACCACCGCGTAGAAACCCACCGCATCATCGAAATTGTCAGGAAAGGCGACGGGACCACGACCGTCCGCACCAAGGGCGACGCAAACAACGGTGCCGATCCGTGGACCGCCGCCCTGCAGGGCGGCACGGTCCATGTCCACGCCGCCACCATCCCGTACCTCGGGTCGGCCATCCGGGCCCTCCGGGAACCGGTGCTCCTGCAAAGCCTGGTGTACGGCGCACCGGCGGTCCTGGTCGCCATGGTCCTGCTCTCGATCTGGAAGACGGAACCCAGTGCCAACAGCTCCTCCCCGTCGCAGAGCACGGCTGATGGACATCTTGCCGCCGGGGATCCGGCCCACGGTGCTCGATGA
- a CDS encoding mycoredoxin, whose translation MDFTPDSGTITMFSTTWCGYCNRLKKQLDAQGIGYTEINIEEVEGTAELVEQLNGGNRTVPTVLFPDGTAATNPSAAEVKTRLAA comes from the coding sequence GTGGACTTCACTCCCGACTCCGGCACCATCACCATGTTTTCCACTACCTGGTGCGGCTACTGCAACCGGCTGAAGAAGCAGCTGGATGCCCAGGGCATCGGCTACACCGAGATCAACATCGAGGAAGTGGAAGGCACTGCCGAACTCGTGGAGCAGCTTAACGGCGGCAACCGCACGGTACCCACCGTCCTCTTCCCGGACGGCACCGCAGCCACGAACCCTTCCGCAGCCGAGGTCAAGACCCGTCTCGCAGCCTAG
- a CDS encoding lipoate--protein ligase family protein translates to MTIGELSNMYDDGPGPRTLTVVRQERSLGAGRDLELGLELLARVKTGDIGPTLRLYRPAPTVAFGQRDTRLPGFEAAARACRANGFEPLVRRAGGRAAAYHEGALVVDHLQPDADAIAGSKTRFGFFGELFAEVLRSVGVQAAVGEIPGEYCPGEFSVHGTDPADGGRRVKLVGTAQRVVAGGWLFSSVIVVENSAPIRKVLTDSYAALGLDWNPATAGAVDDLVPGVDVAAVENALLATYAGHAVLEAASFSSLGA, encoded by the coding sequence ATGACCATAGGGGAGCTTAGCAACATGTACGACGACGGCCCCGGACCCCGCACGCTAACCGTTGTGCGGCAGGAACGGTCGCTGGGTGCGGGCCGTGACCTGGAGCTCGGCCTGGAACTCCTGGCGCGGGTGAAGACGGGGGACATTGGCCCCACGCTCCGGCTTTACCGGCCTGCGCCCACCGTGGCCTTCGGCCAGCGTGACACCCGCTTGCCGGGCTTTGAGGCGGCTGCCCGGGCGTGCAGGGCCAACGGCTTCGAGCCCCTGGTCCGCCGGGCAGGGGGGCGGGCGGCCGCCTACCACGAGGGGGCCCTGGTGGTGGACCACCTTCAACCGGATGCCGATGCGATCGCAGGGTCCAAAACCAGGTTCGGTTTCTTTGGGGAGCTGTTTGCCGAGGTACTGCGCAGCGTCGGCGTGCAGGCGGCCGTGGGCGAGATTCCGGGCGAATACTGCCCCGGTGAGTTCAGCGTGCACGGAACCGATCCGGCTGACGGCGGCCGCCGGGTGAAGCTGGTGGGCACGGCGCAACGCGTTGTGGCCGGCGGTTGGCTTTTCAGTTCCGTCATTGTGGTGGAAAACTCTGCGCCCATCCGCAAAGTGCTGACCGACAGCTATGCCGCCCTGGGGCTGGACTGGAATCCCGCCACGGCAGGTGCGGTGGACGATCTGGTCCCTGGCGTGGACGTAGCCGCGGTGGAAAATGCCTTGCTTGCCACCTACGCGGGCCATGCCGTCCTGGAGGCCGCTTCCTTCAGCAGCCTGGGGGCATGA
- a CDS encoding DUF2177 family protein, whose translation MVILQFLVVAAAFAAIDAAWLKLMNPFYRSHIGELLADKPHLGYAVAFYVIYIAGIVFFALRPALDGGSWLTALGYGAAVGAFAYATYDLTNAATLKVWPLQLVVVDMLWGALLTGLSTLAGWLVFQGRA comes from the coding sequence ATGGTCATACTGCAGTTCCTGGTTGTCGCCGCCGCCTTCGCCGCGATTGACGCCGCCTGGCTCAAACTGATGAACCCCTTTTACCGCAGCCATATCGGCGAGCTGCTGGCGGATAAACCACACCTAGGTTACGCCGTCGCCTTCTATGTCATTTACATCGCCGGGATTGTGTTTTTCGCCCTTCGGCCTGCCCTCGACGGCGGCAGCTGGCTCACTGCCCTGGGTTACGGCGCGGCGGTGGGCGCCTTCGCCTACGCTACGTATGACCTCACCAACGCCGCCACCCTGAAGGTGTGGCCGCTGCAGCTGGTCGTGGTGGACATGCTGTGGGGCGCCTTACTCACGGGGCTGTCCACGCTTGCCGGCTGGCTTGTATTCCAGGGACGCGCCTGA
- a CDS encoding ABC1 kinase family protein: protein MAFVRRDRPAPVPGAGDTRARYRRILRFAAWNLAVTWWFELFLPRIGLARIARRTRSKRMQGFARNFHLMAVELGGLMIKVGQFLSSRLDVLPPEITRELEGLQDEVPPVPFPAIRALAEEELGARLEQVFAFVEEVPVAAASLGQAHRARLLPADAADTGLANVVLKVQRPGIDRIVDVDLAALRKVGGWLSRIRLVSSRADVPALVEEFAQTSFEEIDYLHEAANAERFEAGFAHDDRVSVPRVAWERTTRRLLALEDVTAVKITEAAALRAAGIDPAEVAPVFASVMFDQLFTTGFFHADPHPGNIFVTPDSAGPGGHPWKLTFIDFGMMGEVTDSTRSGLRKLLIAAAARDGKGLVAAINDVGVLAPSADIVELERAMTHLFARFGGMGFAELREVDPKEFRDFAVEFGDVIRSLPFQFPENFLLIIRAMSLTSGVCSSLDERFNLWDSVEPYAARLLRDERGNLLQDVAQQALDAAAIALRLPKRLEALASRLEEGSLAVANPRIERQLARLDRRARRSASALVFAALLIAGAVVRADDVVLGSVLMAGSVVPLLHGLWAGRRGP, encoded by the coding sequence GTGGCGTTCGTCCGCCGGGACCGCCCCGCCCCGGTACCCGGCGCCGGAGACACCCGTGCCCGCTACCGCCGCATCCTTCGCTTTGCCGCGTGGAACCTGGCCGTGACGTGGTGGTTTGAGCTGTTCCTCCCGCGGATCGGACTTGCCCGCATCGCCAGGCGGACACGTTCGAAGAGGATGCAGGGCTTCGCCCGGAACTTCCACCTGATGGCAGTGGAACTGGGCGGCCTGATGATCAAGGTGGGGCAGTTCCTGTCCTCCAGGCTCGACGTCCTTCCGCCCGAGATCACCAGGGAGCTGGAGGGGCTGCAGGACGAAGTCCCCCCGGTTCCGTTTCCCGCGATCCGCGCCCTTGCGGAGGAGGAACTGGGCGCCCGGCTTGAGCAGGTGTTCGCCTTCGTCGAGGAGGTACCGGTCGCCGCCGCCTCGCTGGGGCAGGCGCACCGTGCCCGCCTTCTGCCCGCCGACGCGGCCGACACCGGGCTCGCCAATGTTGTGCTGAAGGTGCAGCGCCCGGGCATTGACAGGATTGTCGACGTCGACCTGGCGGCCCTGCGCAAGGTGGGAGGATGGCTCAGCCGCATCCGCCTGGTTTCCAGCCGTGCGGACGTCCCGGCCCTGGTCGAGGAGTTCGCGCAGACGAGTTTCGAGGAGATCGACTACCTGCACGAGGCGGCAAATGCCGAGCGCTTCGAGGCCGGGTTTGCACATGATGACAGGGTCAGCGTGCCCCGCGTCGCGTGGGAGCGGACCACCCGGCGCCTCCTTGCCCTTGAAGATGTCACGGCCGTCAAGATCACGGAGGCCGCAGCCCTTCGCGCCGCCGGCATCGATCCGGCCGAAGTGGCCCCGGTGTTCGCGTCCGTTATGTTCGACCAGTTGTTCACCACCGGCTTTTTCCACGCGGATCCGCACCCGGGGAACATTTTCGTCACTCCTGATTCCGCCGGCCCAGGGGGACATCCGTGGAAACTGACGTTCATCGACTTCGGCATGATGGGCGAGGTCACCGACTCCACGCGCAGCGGTCTAAGGAAGCTGCTGATTGCGGCCGCGGCGCGTGACGGCAAGGGGCTGGTGGCGGCGATCAACGACGTCGGCGTGCTGGCGCCGTCGGCGGACATCGTGGAGCTGGAAAGGGCCATGACGCACCTTTTCGCCCGCTTCGGGGGGATGGGGTTTGCCGAGCTCCGTGAAGTGGATCCCAAGGAATTCCGCGATTTCGCCGTGGAGTTCGGTGACGTTATCCGCTCTTTGCCGTTCCAGTTCCCGGAGAACTTCCTGCTGATCATCCGGGCGATGTCTCTGACGTCCGGCGTCTGCAGCTCGCTTGATGAACGCTTCAACCTGTGGGACTCGGTGGAACCGTATGCTGCCCGGCTGTTGCGCGACGAGCGCGGCAACCTCCTGCAGGACGTGGCCCAGCAGGCCCTCGACGCCGCGGCGATCGCCCTGCGGCTGCCGAAACGCCTGGAAGCACTGGCCAGCCGCCTCGAGGAGGGGTCGCTTGCGGTGGCCAATCCCCGCATTGAGCGCCAGCTCGCCCGGCTGGACCGCAGGGCCCGGCGGTCGGCGTCGGCCCTTGTTTTTGCGGCCCTGCTCATCGCCGGAGCCGTGGTGCGGGCAGACGACGTTGTCCTGGGCAGCGTCCTCATGGCCGGTTCCGTGGTCCCGCTGCTGCACGGGCTGTGGGCGGGCCGCCGCGGCCCGTGA
- a CDS encoding PadR family transcriptional regulator produces the protein MRGSYPSGGFGGTNIDGMWQAVEELRSRFEKRAGTRAGKGEVRAAVLALLAERPMHGYQIIREIEERSNGSWKPSAGSVYPTLQLLADEGTIRAEESNSRKIYSLTEAGREEVANDHAAAAPWESAGSQAGGFTALPKAGVELAQAAAQVGRTGSPEQVRQAVAVLDEARRRIYSILAQD, from the coding sequence ATGCGTGGTTCATATCCGTCCGGCGGATTCGGCGGGACCAACATCGATGGCATGTGGCAGGCCGTCGAGGAGCTGCGGTCCCGGTTTGAAAAGCGCGCAGGAACCCGCGCCGGCAAGGGCGAGGTCCGTGCAGCCGTGCTGGCCCTCTTGGCGGAGCGGCCAATGCACGGCTACCAGATCATCCGCGAGATCGAGGAGCGCAGCAACGGCAGCTGGAAGCCAAGCGCCGGCTCCGTCTACCCCACACTGCAGCTGCTCGCGGACGAGGGCACCATCCGTGCGGAGGAGTCCAACAGCCGCAAGATCTATTCGCTGACAGAGGCAGGCCGTGAGGAAGTGGCGAACGACCATGCCGCGGCGGCCCCCTGGGAATCAGCAGGTTCCCAGGCCGGCGGGTTTACGGCCCTGCCCAAGGCCGGTGTGGAACTAGCGCAGGCTGCGGCCCAGGTTGGCCGCACGGGTTCACCGGAGCAGGTGCGGCAGGCCGTGGCAGTGCTCGACGAGGCGCGGCGCCGGATCTACTCGATCCTCGCCCAGGACTGA
- a CDS encoding thioesterase family protein, with protein sequence MTADLPELAEGSFYYLNLGGGRFRSTIHAQGAWNVHEQHMAPASGLMADSLERHEPRADMRMARISYEILGLIPGGAFHIETTTLRPGKTIELLQAELVAGGRTAIRATAWRLVTSDTTEVAAIEDSPIPGPEDCKPYDGASVWPGGYIRSLEMRVAEGHRPGAGKVWLRTGHPLTDRGDSGDLARLMGLVDTANGIAARVPPGKDSYAFPNLDLQVHMYRSPEGEWLGLDNAVSFGGDGIGLTSTVLHDLQGPFGRAEQILTIRRT encoded by the coding sequence TTGACCGCAGATTTGCCTGAACTGGCCGAGGGAAGCTTCTACTACCTGAACCTGGGCGGGGGACGTTTCCGTTCCACCATCCATGCCCAGGGCGCCTGGAACGTGCACGAGCAACACATGGCGCCCGCGTCGGGCCTGATGGCGGACAGCCTGGAACGGCATGAGCCGCGGGCGGACATGCGGATGGCGCGGATCAGCTACGAGATCCTGGGCCTTATTCCGGGCGGCGCCTTCCATATCGAAACCACTACCCTCCGGCCCGGGAAGACCATCGAACTCCTGCAGGCGGAACTGGTGGCCGGCGGGCGGACTGCCATTCGCGCCACTGCCTGGCGGCTGGTCACCAGCGATACCACCGAAGTGGCCGCCATCGAGGACAGCCCGATTCCCGGACCGGAGGACTGCAAGCCGTACGATGGCGCATCCGTCTGGCCGGGCGGCTACATCCGCTCCCTTGAAATGAGGGTGGCGGAAGGGCACCGGCCGGGCGCCGGAAAGGTCTGGCTCCGGACAGGCCACCCCTTGACGGACCGTGGCGACAGCGGCGACCTTGCCCGGCTCATGGGGCTGGTGGACACCGCCAACGGTATTGCGGCCAGGGTCCCCCCGGGCAAGGACAGTTATGCCTTTCCCAACCTGGACCTGCAGGTCCACATGTACCGCAGCCCCGAGGGGGAGTGGCTGGGCCTGGACAATGCTGTGTCGTTCGGCGGAGACGGGATTGGCCTGACATCCACCGTGCTGCACGACCTCCAGGGTCCGTTCGGGCGTGCCGAGCAGATCCTCACTATCCGCAGAACCTGA
- a CDS encoding endonuclease/exonuclease/phosphatase family protein, which translates to MRVISYNLRKHKASGELLALARNHDIDALCLQEVDSSDLPETLGPLHLADATKGNRLGLAIYYRMSRFTALDTQSFALKKSMHDRVLAPAHERLIGTRVMDNETQHELVIGSFHAAPLTASNSLRRKQIHAAHAELLSMGKGLMTLMVGDFNYPFFTKNLDMHMKNSGYALSLSNRRTYTRYKVFKGHFDFATSLGLDIESVETLPRGNSDHLPILVTAEYGPDY; encoded by the coding sequence ATGCGTGTCATCAGCTACAACCTCCGCAAGCACAAGGCTAGCGGTGAACTCCTCGCCCTGGCGCGGAACCATGATATTGATGCGCTCTGCCTCCAGGAGGTGGATTCCAGCGACCTCCCCGAAACGCTTGGGCCGCTGCACCTCGCGGATGCCACCAAGGGCAACCGGCTGGGGCTGGCCATCTATTACCGGATGAGCCGCTTCACCGCTTTGGACACCCAGTCCTTCGCACTCAAGAAATCAATGCATGACCGGGTCCTGGCCCCGGCCCATGAGCGGCTGATCGGCACCCGGGTGATGGACAATGAGACCCAGCATGAGCTGGTCATCGGCTCCTTCCACGCCGCGCCCCTCACGGCGTCGAACTCGCTGCGGCGGAAGCAGATCCATGCCGCCCACGCCGAGCTGCTCAGCATGGGCAAAGGCCTGATGACCTTGATGGTGGGCGACTTCAACTATCCGTTCTTCACCAAGAACCTGGACATGCACATGAAGAATTCCGGCTATGCCCTGTCGCTCAGCAACAGGCGCACCTACACCCGGTACAAGGTGTTTAAGGGCCATTTCGATTTTGCAACGTCACTGGGCCTGGACATCGAAAGCGTCGAAACGCTTCCACGCGGGAACTCGGACCACCTCCCGATCCTGGTCACCGCCGAGTACGGTCCGGACTACTAG
- a CDS encoding NUDIX domain-containing protein, with amino-acid sequence MDHLSASTASTAPPVRTGPRDPGDAWVEGDRGRYWGRFGAAGVLAYDPEKGVLLQHRAVWSHNGGTWGLPGGALHHGEEPITGALREAFEEAAVPAGNVELLFTSLFDVGYWSYTTVVVLVREPFDPVISDPESLELRWVPMADVACLELHPGFAASWPALRERLGPSSPDRTRR; translated from the coding sequence ATGGATCACTTGTCGGCTTCCACCGCGTCCACAGCCCCACCCGTCCGCACCGGTCCCCGGGACCCCGGCGACGCCTGGGTCGAAGGGGACCGGGGCCGCTACTGGGGGCGGTTCGGTGCAGCCGGAGTGCTGGCCTACGATCCGGAAAAAGGCGTGCTGCTGCAGCACCGGGCTGTCTGGAGCCATAACGGGGGGACATGGGGCCTGCCCGGCGGGGCCCTCCATCATGGCGAGGAGCCCATCACGGGCGCGCTCCGGGAAGCCTTCGAGGAAGCGGCCGTCCCCGCCGGCAACGTGGAGCTGCTCTTCACGTCCCTGTTTGACGTGGGCTACTGGTCCTACACCACGGTGGTGGTCCTGGTCAGGGAGCCCTTTGATCCGGTGATCAGTGATCCCGAAAGCCTCGAACTGCGGTGGGTGCCGATGGCCGATGTGGCCTGCCTGGAACTGCACCCGGGATTCGCGGCATCGTGGCCCGCCCTGCGTGAACGGCTTGGGCCTAGTAGTCCGGACCGTACTCGGCGGTGA
- a CDS encoding DUF1918 domain-containing protein, whose protein sequence is MEATQGDRIIVHGRTVGATDRHGVILEVRGQGGTPPYLVRFDDGHETIMYPGGDFAVERGHANQA, encoded by the coding sequence ATGGAGGCAACGCAAGGCGACCGCATCATCGTCCATGGAAGGACCGTTGGGGCCACAGACCGGCATGGAGTGATCCTGGAGGTGCGGGGCCAGGGCGGGACGCCGCCCTACCTGGTCCGCTTTGATGACGGACACGAAACCATCATGTATCCCGGCGGTGATTTCGCCGTCGAACGCGGCCACGCGAACCAGGCCTGA